A window of Pseudochaenichthys georgianus chromosome 11, fPseGeo1.2, whole genome shotgun sequence genomic DNA:
CTTAATTGGGGCGATCAATTGGAGGCTCTCGGTGGAGGGGCCTCAGCAGCAGGTGGTATTTCAGCCGGTGTTTGGGACGGGGGCGGTCACGGTGTTTGTGCATTCGGGTCCCGGCGGCGGGGCGCGACCGTGGCGAGGATCAATAGTGTCTCCTGGTGACCGATCACAGCGGATCAATCAGTGACACAGGATCAGTGACTGGCTGAAATGTCACCAGCTCCATAATTAAGACCTTCATTAAGCTAGAGTTAACAGAGTGTCACTCAGTTGCTCTCACCCCAACTCCTCACCGACATcacccttcctcttcctcctcctcctcctcccatcCACACACATCCCCCACCATATGCTCCTTCCCTTCCTATCAATCCCTCTCAATCCCACCCATCTTTCTCTCTTTGGCCCCCTCTTGTTCGCTCTTTTCTTTATTTCACTCAATACCTATTTTCACCCTGTTCTATGCATTCATACGTTGAAGCACTGATGTGCGCACAATTCCAAAAAGAGGGAAGGATAATAATTAGAGAATAACATAGAGAACGAGATGACATTTCAGCAGCTTGTCTTTTGATGAATTATGAAAAGGTCACCTAATCCCCCCCTGCGTCGTGTgtgtcccctttttttcgttGTCATTCTTTCATTCTTTGTTTTTTCCCCCACATTTTATTCTTTCATTTCTAACCCcgatctctgtctctctgtgaggCTCAGAGTCTTTCGCTATTCTGATGCTGCGTTCTCCTGTAATCCAGATTAGCCGGCGAGTGTTCTTAATCTTATCACTTCCCCAATCCTGCGTGGGTGTGTGCTTTTCCTGGTTCTGTGTGatagggggagagggaacgataGACGGCAGGATTAGAGCAGATTCTGAGAAAgactctgagagagagagagactgtgtgacgctgtgagtgtaaCATCACACACTGGTGTCAGCCGTCAGCTGCTGGAGTAGAGCTGGAAACAAATTAATGAGGGATTGCAGAAGGCTGGAGCTCTGTTCAAATTCACTAACATGTATACATACACGCATCACGTCATATTAAATAGCAATTCTACATGGGTTACATGGATGTCATCTGGCACTTTACATGCCAGTAGTGGCCACATCGTTATTTAGGTTTCTCTTATCCTTCATGTTTTCTTGTGTCAATAATCACTACCTTTTTCCTGTATTAAAACTGACGGAGCCACATGACCTCTGTCTTTACAGATGAACCGCCCAATCCAAGTGAAGCCTGCAGACAGCGAGAGCAGAGGGGGTAAGAAACACCTGTCCTCCTGCTGAAACACCCCTACCCTCCTGCTGAAACACCCCTACCCtgtacacaacaaacaatgtctATCATTATAAGTACTTTTAGTCTTCAATTCACCATTTTTTTGTGGCAAAAGGTAAGCTTTATTGATTTTTAGAGGAGCTCTTAATAGTGTGACAACATATTAAAAAgacaatatcagtttttgaagTATTTTATTACCAACAACCAATTGCATATgcactacaacaacaacaacaacaacaacaacaacaacaacaacaacaacaacaatgtgcGTAGAGAATATGCAGACTTTAATCATCCCTGTAAGCTGTGATTCAATATCCACTTACAGATTCAATTTCctgttaaaataaatattttgttGGGGTCAAACTACACTTATACATTACACATTGTGCACAATCTCAACAGCTTCAAAGCTGCATGTTTAAATTGCAACAAGTGTGAGACACTGCTGCATCTGACTTGATCAAAACCAATGAAGGTCCTTCTTCCCCAATCAATCAGTCCCCTAATCACATTTCATTTCCTAATCTATTTCAACATTTGTGAGCACACTGTTATACATTTGAACTGTTTCAAAAGGCTTAAAGCCTcacatgtttttgtattttctcaGTTAAAACAATAACATAATAACATACCATTGTTTAATGGCAGCTTTGGTTTCAGCAAGCTAAACCAATCAATTTGAAAACATGGGTCACAGCAGGCACTCcatcacacaggagaaaaagcACAGGTGTAAATAATAGTGCATGATGTCTGCCTCAGATAATTGAACAGAACAGAGCCATTGTTAATGTTATTAGTAACACCTGAGTTTTTCCTAGTATGACCATTCAAAATGCCTGCCGCGAGAAAGGCCTATTGAACACAACACTATTCAACATTCACCTTTGTTTGTGGTTTATTATTCAGAGAAACATACTTTTAAGAGGACTTTGGTTCCCTTTAATTTCACTATTGTATGATAGTGAGCTTGCAGATACTTGAATTTAGCTATATAGGTAATCCATCACAGTTATCGCATAATGGTCGGTTTTATTTGTTGCTTTAGACTTACATGTCGGCAATGTTTTACAAGAGAAATGACTgaacaattatttattttttaaatacagcTTGTAAATGTAATGCTTCAAGGCAGCTAGCTCTCAAAACCAGCACAATGACGCACCATACAGGCTCATTTTACTAATCAAATTACGTTTTCAACCAGAATCTcatgtaataatgtaataaaACAACAGACCACGACATGCTCATGACTGATTCTGTGCCTCAAGCTTTAGGTCTTGTGACAGACAGCTGATATTCATTGGAAAGAAAAGGCAACGTGCTTTTAGAGAAAAAGAAAGGTTGTGACCTATAAAACCTGGCATGCTTTTCAGGATTGTGTGCTCTGCAACGTGCTTGTGATTTGTAGTACATGTGCAAAAACGTGCAGAAAGGCTGGTCTGATCCTTCACAGACGGAGCAGCTTCTCTGACAACACAGAGGGTGACAAACATTTGAGTCATGGCCAGATGCTGTTTGCTCTCTGTGATGTTCATGTGACTGCACCCTGGTGGCGCTGAGAAGCATAGCAGGCGGATCCCTCCTGCTTTGTAGCCGTGATCACACTGTTTATTTTTCATGTAAGGTGACATGGCTCCTCTCCCTTTCTCACTGCCTGCCTCACCTCTCCCATAACACATCTGCTTCCACTTCTGCCCTCTGTAACCACACTCACATTATCCGCACATTTTCCTCTTTTCTCCCTCCCATCTCTGCGATCTCCTTCCCCTTAGAAGACAGGAAGCTGTTTGTGGGCatgctgggaaagcagcagaCGGACACCGATGTGAAGAAGATGTTTGAGCCGTTCGGCAGCATAGAGGAGTGCACGGTGCTCCGCGGGCCGGACGGCACCAGCAAAGGTAACCTCCTGGCTGAGGGTTGTGGACATGCAGAAACACAAAATACAAAGTTCCTAAAGAATCTTTAAAAAACTCAATTggtattaaaatgtattaaaaatgtatttaatctaTCTTTCAAGATCTTGAAAatgctttaaaataaaatagtaGTATTTTATGAATTCCTTTTTCTGACACTGACATTTAAAGCCTTAATATtattgactttttttaaatatatatttcaacGAAGGCCTCCTGCATATCAGGATAGCAGAACCGACATCGCTCATAATTTGGATTTTCTGCTCTAGTGTCGCATTCTCGTCAAAATTTGGAGTAAACAAACAGTACAGTAAAATAAGTCCTGTTttataacacaatacaaattcTGCCAAATGTGTCCCTAATTGACATGTTTTTTACTtcaattgttgttgttgttactcTTGTCTTGAATTGAATCAGAAATGGCATTGAATACGTTATTCTAACTTGTCTTAAACTGTAAAATCCCTGTAAACGatcaaaacaaacataaaacacaaataatggGTATGGGAAAATGAAGTGATAAAACGCTAACATTTAGAATAATATATTTATAGCTATGAAAACATTAAAGATTGCTTTGCCTCTGTTAAAATATAGGCTGATGTGAAAGTAAGACATTACATATTATagacattttatatttgtattcaaatctTATTCAAATTAGCCAGAGTgattcaaatcgttttttaaaAGCTTTATCATCCACTATTTACCAACACTTGAACTCTTCACTATATTGACTCTGTATTTGTATGTGTATCCAGCCCTGAGAATTAAGCCTTCAGCACATTCCCAGTCCTGTAAATGCAAATTAATAATGTCACTAACAACAATGCTAATGATACTTGCCATGTAAATCAAAGTCCAGCGACAGTTGCTACAGATGCTATATTTTTCTGCGTTTGTTGCTTGAGGCATGACTAATGGTGCAATAGGTTTTATGGGTCATGGCTAATGATCCGTTTGGTGGTTTACGGACTGTGATTGATGAAGCAATGAATGTTTTGTGGACCATGTTTAATGATGCCACGGTAACTGATGAAGCGCTGGATGTAAGACGGCTCCTAATGTATTTTTAAAGGGAAGTAGTTTctgtatactgtgtgtgtgtgtgtgtgtgtgtgtgtgtgtgtgtgtgtgtgtgtgtgtgtgtgtgtgtgtgtgtgtgtgtgtgtgtgtgtgtgtgtgtgtgtgtgtgtgtgtgtgtgtgtgtgtgtgtgtgtgtgtgtgtgtgtgtgtgtgtgtgtgtgtgtgtgtgtgtgtgtgtgtgtgtgtgtgtgtgtgtgtgtgtgtgtgtgtgtgtgtgtgtgtgtgtgtgtgtcagtcagtCTGTGTGAGGCCATGTTTAATGGTGTGTCATTTCATGTAGGGTGTGCATTTGTAAAGTACCAGAGCAACGCAGAGGCCCAGGCCGCCATCAACACTCTGCATGGGAGTCGTACTTTACCagtgagtcacacacacacacacacacacacacacacacacacacacacacacacacacacacacacacacacacacacacacacacacacacacacacacacacacacacacacacacacacataaagaaACACGTGGTCACACCCTTACTCAAATACAGTACATACTTTTAGATGCTCCAAATCCAGTCATACGGCCACTCAACGTGGTGACTCAGCTGATAGTCACCACTTCTCCTTTCTGTCCCCCTCCTACAAACACGCCATAGAGGACAAATCTGTTTGAAATCAGGTCATGTTTTTTCTGCTGTAGGTCAGtgtgttttattttcatttcatttcatttcaaacctttatttatacagataaaatcccattgagatcattgatctcttttccaagggagacctgttcaagtagttccacatgaaacataaaagcatcaacagaacaacaaaaggacatcatacagcataatttacaaaattatccacataaacaggtaccaacagcttccgattgagtagcatccaaccgagctttaaaaacatttagtggcaccagattgttcagtttccatttaatttgcagactattccaagacagaggagctgcgcatctaaaagctgtcttccctaagacagtcctagcagtttaTAAATACAGTCTATAGTTGTGGTGCAGCTTGCCTAAATTAGACTGCTGCGATAAGGAGTCGACTCATCAGACTGCTGCGATAAGGAGTCGACTCATCAGAACATCAAAAAATCACAAGAAAATTCATCTAAAATTATATTGAAACTCAATAAATCATTAAAGTAATTTTTCATGGAAAATATGGTTTCAAGCCTCTCAggtatggcatttgttatgataTAATTTTTTCTTACCATTACCTGCAatggtatatatatacatatatagtgTATATATTCATACAATTGTAggtgtatttgtttattttgaagACAGTTCAGAATTGATAAAGAAAGGAAAACAATGACAAATGGTCAACTTAAACCATGGACGTTGTGATTAAATGATCTCGGATCCTGAAACAACGAGAATTATGTTGAAACGTTTTTAATTCCCATTTCCCCCGCAGGGTGCCTCGTCCAGCCTGGTGGTGAAGTTTGCTGATTCAGAGAAGGAGCGAGGGCTGCGGCGGATGCAGCAGGTGGCCTCTCAGCTGGGGGTCATCAGCCCCATGACCCTGCACCTCGGGGCCTACAACGCCTACACACAGGCCGTGAGttacacacacagacgcacacaaATGCATTAAAGACACAATTCTTAAGAAAACACAAACTCTACTTCTTTTGACCTAACAATGTTGCTAAAAGGTCAATGTCATTTTAGAAACTATCTAAAATGAAATACGGAGTATAGGTTATGTTTATATTTATTGTGCCTATGGAGTTTATTTTTTGGAGACAAAATAAAGTGTGCTGTGCGAAAAAAGTTTGATAACTCTGAATACACCGATGTTTTGCACATATTGCACTCGGGCACATATCACCAAATATGCTGCATCTCGGTCAACATTGGACAATCAAGCTCACTTTATCTTGCTTTTATTGCTGGTCTCAGAATACAATTATCTTTATTTTAACTTATTTACTCTTACTTTACTGATTTGTTGCAAACAGCTTTAGAGCGATATATGAAGATATAATCTATTCTATTTTACCTAAGCAGAAGCACTGCAGTAAAAGCTGATGTGACCGAAAAGGAAATAAATATTTGTCTTGAAATCTGCTCAATGATCAGTCTAAGGAGCTAACCTTACTCAGCTTGTTCCATGAGATTTAATAAAAGAGTTTAAATATCATTAAAGTTGATCTTTCACTGGAAGAATtgcaatttaaaatgtaaagccaCATTACGTCTCTCGTTGTTAATTGACCGTTTACTGCAAATGGTTCCAGATTTGGCTCATTTACAGTTGTTTACTCTGTGATACTTAAAGAGGCCTGACAATATCTTTAATGGATGTGTTAATTTACAGTAGTGAGTGTCATTCTACTCTTTAGTAAAACGTTAAactaaaacataaaataaaataggttTCTGAAAAAAGTGCAGGTAAAGTTAAAACAGGCAGGATTTAATATAATCATGTCCCCCCTTACAGCCCGGACACAGAGCACACTACATTATGTTAAAACCAATTATAAATAGATTTGGCCACAATCACTGATTATAAAGGTCATGGAACAGGTCTGCAAAAACAGAGCGAGGAcagtttgtctgtgtgtgtgaagttgCAGCGTGCAGAGACGTGTCTTTCAAATATATTTCCTCCTGTTTCAGCCTCAGACATGAGGCATTGCTGTTATATAAACATGCTTAATGTTTATGATTAGTTCATAATGGAAATCTGAAAAATATGTGTCGGTCTTAGTGCTGCATGacatatattatataatttgCCATATACTGTAAATGCAGGAGTGTTCACTTATCTAAAATCAATGACTTGACAATTTGGTGCACGTTTACCATATTTGAATAACTTTATCGTGGGGGAAATTCCGTTTGCGGAGAGTTGCTCCATTTTAGAAtgacgaaaaataaaaggtGTATATGGGTCAAAACAAGATAAAATAATAGAAATGTCTTTATATAAACATATAAAGTTAAGGTTAAAGTCTCCTGGTGTTGTTTCTCTATTTTACAAGCCTGAGGTTACATTCAGGGAACACTCACAGTCTTAAAAACAGATCCCTCTAAACATAATCTTTGCTCTTTTCTAAATACAGAATATCCAGactccctctctcccctcctATCAATcaccctcccccctctccctcctccagtTGATGCAGCAGCAGGCCCTGGTGGCTCAGTCGGCCTACCTCTCTCCTGTTGCCACGGTGGCGGCGGTTCAGATGCAGCAgctcgccgccctcaaccccaaCAGCATCATCGCCACGCCGATCTCATCCATCACCCCCTCCTCAGGTAATGAGAGGCAGAGACGTCTGGCCCCGGCTGGCCCCTGATTAGATTTCCTCTTGAAATATGAGGACAGATACACAAGGAGAGGTGGACCTCAAAGGACAAAATAACAAACATCTATTTCGTAGTTTCTTTCTCAATCTGTCAAGATGTTATCTTTCAGAAAAGACATGAAATTGTGAGTGAGTCAGGCTACTTCCATCCTGAAAGCATTAGTGCTCAATTCATCTGAACATTTTGTATTATTCCTAAATGTGTCCAATGTCAGGTCCTGAACTGACCCGCATTAAATAATATCACAATATGAATATGCTCAGCAGTGTTCCTCCTTCTAGGTCAACAGGCTTCATAAAGTGACGAATCACTGATTTTTCAATCACTTTAACAAATCGTAAATTCAAAATAGAAACAATCAAAGTGTGCCTTGTTGTAGTTCAAGGTGTCCTGTTCCCAGTTGTACAGATGCCTCTTTatatgggggtctatgggaaaAATACCTTTCGTGCCGCGAAGGGATTTTGTCTCCAATGTCACAAAGTAAGTAAATAAACTGAGTGGCGGTGACGTATCCTGGTCTTATAATACATCCATTCATCAGATATCACTATTCAGTGAGGTCACATTGCAATAATCAGACCTGTATAAGATATCGTTTATTTTCAACGAAAGTATGAAAGTGACCCAATGGCCAATTTTGCCTGCAGTATGAACATAGCTTTAGTACCTGAGTCCTGAAAGTCCTTGGTCTGTTGGGTTTGAAAAACAACCCCTCACTCCTCGATTTAGAATAATATAAAATGTACATAAACAGCAACTTTAAACTAATTAAACTGTAAACAGCAATGTCCAGACATTAATGTCCCCCCTAGGATGACCTGTAATAACTTTGGTGATCCCTAAGCTAATTAATCTCGTGCCATGACCAAATACCAGCAAATAGGGTCAGCCTTAGCTGTAATTTGTGTTTATTGCTCATCAGCAGTTGTGATAATGGTCACTGTGTTGAGTTGTAGCAACTCATTTTCTGTGTGTCTTTGTGCATTACTGCCACCTGTAGATCAGGGGAATATCGTGAAACTGTTGACAGGAGTGTTTATCCCTTTCCTTGTGTGCATCATTAAAAAAACGAAATGCTCCATAGTACTACTATAGGTCACTCACTCCACAGGGTCCCTGTAACATCAGCAGATTAGCATTGTCATTGTGAGTATTTAGTATGCTGATGCTAGCATGTAGCTCAAATCACCGCTGTGCCAAAGGGCAGCCTGCGTGACAAAGCTGCTCGCCTGGCCGTGAGCTCTTGTTGGAGCACATTGTTGTTATTTATATGTAAACATTCTATGTATAATTTCATATGGGTATTTTTCATAGGGCTTGAGAAAAGGCACCGCCTCAACCTCCCTTagattactttcaaaaaattACTCAATGCCAGGATGGCTAATTGTTTatgattattttatttcaactcatCCAACAATTTAACAAAGGAAGCCTTACATTTTGGCATACCCTTAGACTAAGACTAAGGCATTTATTAGTTGATCCCCATGACAACTATATCTCTAAACTGTAGTTTTTACCAAATCCCACACAGGCTATTCTATTTGATCTCCTTTCATTTGTTCAGTGCCTTTATTCAAAGGCCCCTTCCAGACTAAAAgaataaatcatccaaaatggaAATCAAGTAGTTTCATGTTGATTGGGAAGTTTAATAATTCACTCGTCCTTATCTCCTCTAGGTCATGCTTTAAATACTGCTTTAATGCCGTAGAGTTTTTGTTAGGATACAAATAAATGGCTGACATGTCTGCAGGTGCCAGCACTCCACCCTCCATGGCCGGCACACCGGTTCCTGCTCTGCCTCCCCCCCTCACCGTGAACAGCTACGCCTCTTTGCCAGCTCCACCCAACGGCCATTCAGCAACTGAAGCCCTGTACACCAACGGGGTCCATGCTTACCAAGGTAGAGCCACCACATCCTTCACAGCAGAGAGTAAAGACATGTAGTCTTCCTCCACAGATTCACAGGCTTACTGTCGTGCACCCACAAGGATCTAATCAAGAGGACATTTAATTTAAGCACTAAATGTTATTTGGAGCTATAAATGTTATCTGGAGCATGCTGATGTGCCCCACATAGCATTCAGGATTATTTTGTTGTGTGCATAAAGCAGCTGGTGacgatgtgttttttttctgccACAGCTCAGAGTCCGGTGCTGGACCCTATGCAGCAAGCTTACACCGGCATGCAGCACTACACAGGTGAGCCTCACTGTCACTCTGGGAAACATGTATCCCAGATAGGTAGTGACATAAGTTGCCATTTATCCATCAAAATGTGATGCTTTATACTTGTCGAACTGCTGCCACACAAAAGAAAGCTGCATAAACCGCGTCAAGTATCATGTATGTAGGAAACACAAGAAAATATATGTAATACATCAAATTTGATCACTCCATCCTTTTTGGTTTTAGTTCTTAGAAATGACCTTCAGCTTTGTTTTTAATCCACGACTTCAAGTACATTTTCATCTACACAACAGACATGCTGGAGACTTGAAGTGTGCAGAGAAAAATGCAGACAACACTAAAAATTCGAAAACACTGGGTGGATGTGTGAAAGCAACATTGGGTTGTGAATTACCAAATACATTTCTGGAATGTGGAGTGATGATTGGTTTTGTTAGAGGTATTTGAATAAGAAATACTCAGGAGAATACTCATTGAGAATTCAAAAATCTGAATTTATAGTAAATGGGACAAATTGTCTGCTTATAaaaccctttatatatacaccAAGAGAGCCATTAACTAAAGACAGGGACATTTTGAGTGATGTTGTGTACCACGCATGTTTCTCCTGTGGTTACTTAATGAAAAACAACCTCCCAGTTCCATGTAACCAGAATGCTAAACATTGTTATGTAACATAATGGAATGCAGCTACATTACCTTTACACTCTCGACTTAACAACACTGCATGTGTAAAGTACACATTTACATCCACAGTAAAAACATgcacatatattacacagtttaAACTCGCAGCTCTATGGAATGAGTCACACACCACAAAATAAATGCAAAGCTTCTCCTGGTTTTAGCAGACCAGTAGGTGGGAATGCAGCTCTGTCAGATGTTGTTTTGAGGAAAAAGTGATTAGTGTGCAGTGTCTCTCctgcctctcctctcctctgttcTCTGCTCACCTGTTCCTCCTCCCATCAGCCACCTACCCCGCTGCCTACAGCCTGGTGGGACAGCCGTTCCCCCACCAGCCCACCCTGTTGGCCCAGCAGCCGCAGCAGccgcagcagctgcagcagctgcagcagcgagAAGGTAAAGTCACTGAGATAATAGTATCTTAGAGGAACAGTCCTGTGGTTTTCAATGTTTCAGCCCATTTACCACAAACCACACACGCTTTACATAACAGATACCACTATACAGACACTGTTGCTGTAAAACGAGATATATGTTGGTTTGTATGCACTTTTGATATGGAAAATGCATTAGCTGacttataaaatatataatttatctAAACTACAAAGTTTGCATTCATCTTGGCCCAACGAATGGCTGAAACTAATGAGTATTCCCATTTTTGTGCAATCCAGTCATCTTTTGCATATTTTATTATTGGTTAGTTTCTAAAAATGtgtaaacattttatttttaaatgtcacaaataacagtattctcaaattagttttgttttatttgaccAAGCATTAAAGAAAACACCAAATTATTCAATGTACACTATATAGAAATGAGAAATAACAACACATCCTCATATTTAAAAGCTAACAGGTTAGTGCCGTCCTTTAGTGCCGTCTTTTAGATGTTTATGCAGGCAGTCCAGCAGAAACCACTCAGAGACTACAACATGTACAAAACTGTGCCGCCCGGATACTCACAAAAACACGCAAATCAgagcacatcacccccatccttcactcactccactggctccctgtaACACACCGGATCAACTACAAAGTCCTCATAATGGTCCATCAACCACACTGGCCCCACCTACAGGAACTGCTAACCAGAAAACATTCCCatacctcacgcacactcaggTCAGACAGCTCCAATCTCCTGGCTGTTCCGCGGACAAAATTGGTCACCATGGGAAACCGTGCTTTCTCCTCCCTGGGTCCACgtctgtggaatcagcttccagagtACGGACCTCGGCATCACTCTCAGTTtttaggaaatgcctcaatacCCACCTGTTCCACACCGCATTTTAGTGACTgccctttaataataataataatagctttgatttatatagcgcctttcaagggacccaaggtcgctttacaagtaatagggcaaaaacaaacaaaacaaaagtcagacagacaaaacaacagatcgatttaggggccgaaagccttgataaacagatgggacttgagggcccttttgaaggcgtcaagtgtggggatgttgcgaatctccgcagggagagcgttccagagggtgggggctgccacactgaaggctctgtccccgaaggttcgcagtttggtgcggggggtggtaagcaggccagagtctgaggaccgcaggttccggggtggggcatgtgggtgaaggatgtccgataggtactggggggcaagggcatggagggacttgtaggtaaggaggaggactttgtaagatatgcgggacttgaccggcaaccagtgtaggtggatgagggtgggagtgatgtgctgccacggctttgtgtgcgtcagtaccctagcagcacagttttggacatactggagcctgtccagggttttgttgggaaccccgaacaggacaccattgcagtagtccaagcgggtggtgacaaacgCATGCACTAGGGTttcggcaaccgactccgagagtgacggtcggagtctggcaatgttccTCAGGTGGTAAAAGGCCGATTTGGTCACAGATTTTACGTGGGAATGGtaggaaagggtggagtcgaggatcacacccaggttgcgggcttcaggagatggggagatggagcagccgtcgacctcaaggacaaagtcaccaaccttctggagcagggccttgggtgccacaaccatgagctctgttttattgCTGTTCAGCTTAAGATAGTTGGAAGACATCCATGTTTTGAtgtcatgcaggcagttgatgagagactgaggggggagctgggaggatggagtggtGCTGCGATACAATTGGGTATCATCAGTGGAAATTGAGTCCATGATGTCGGATGATCtggccgagggggagcatgtaaatggtgaacaggagggggccaagcacaG
This region includes:
- the celf3a gene encoding CUGBP Elav-like family member 3, which encodes MKEPDAIKLFIGQIPRNLEEKDLKPIFEQFGKIYELTVIKDKYTGMHKGCAFLTYCARESALKAQNALHEQKTLPGMNRPIQVKPADSESRGEDRKLFVGMLGKQQTDTDVKKMFEPFGSIEECTVLRGPDGTSKGCAFVKYQSNAEAQAAINTLHGSRTLPGASSSLVVKFADSEKERGLRRMQQVASQLGVISPMTLHLGAYNAYTQANIQTPSLPSYQSPSPLSLLQLMQQQALVAQSAYLSPVATVAAVQMQQLAALNPNSIIATPISSITPSSGASTPPSMAGTPVPALPPPLTVNSYASLPAPPNGHSATEALYTNGVHAYQAQSPVLDPMQQAYTGMQHYTATYPAAYSLVGQPFPHQPTLLAQQPQQPQQLQQLQQREGPEGCNIFIYHLPQEFTDSEILQMFLPFGNVISAKVFVDRATNQSKCFGFVSFDNPSSAQTAIQAMNGFQIGMKRLKVQLKRPKDANRPY